In Argiope bruennichi chromosome 4, qqArgBrue1.1, whole genome shotgun sequence, a single window of DNA contains:
- the LOC129966966 gene encoding transcription factor atf-2-like: protein MSLVLPSTVEELNLLELNLLRPTVEFVSPPPYTKPSNKGFENISVEKRYNREYSLPNEVEKWNIHNYDTYLNFEDNLCSDEFKVIHSVEDRLVPEGDQRQRCESFSSVSSSMDEKPVVFQNFGVKSFSTVRMDSGSTCISSDHSYVSPGASIFQGLDVEETYQNLDMFLQKDPQPSLNDNLPSPLSSTDSNFELTNLQSSFSLQNSCSQDSFIERPLSVKRPAESPSEDEFYGLKSARLSSSPPSYTEVRRKNNIASKNCRKTRKEKQKEMEGRVNELEKEKEELTVKVQILEELINDHKRQLFAILNQRR, encoded by the exons ATGTCTctcgtgctgccatctactgTTGAAGAATTAAATCTATTGGAGTTAAACCTTTTGCGTCCCACAGTGGAATTTGTTTCTCCTCCTCCTTATACTAAACCATCGAATAAAG gatttgaaaatatatctgtTGAGAAGCGATATAACCGTGAATACAGCTTGCCAAATGAAGTGGAAAAATGGAATATTCACAATTACGATACCTACTTAAATTTCGAGGATAACCTGTGTTCTGATGAGTTCAAGGTCATCCACTCTGTGGAGGACAGGCTAGTTCCAGAAGGAGATCAGAGGCAGAGATGTGAATCATTCTCCTCAGTATCCTCTAGCATGGATGAGAAGCCAGTTGTGTTCCAAAACTTTGGTGTGAAGTCTTTCAGTACAGTCCGCATGGATTCTGGCTCAACTTGCATTTCCTCAGATCATTCATATGTGAGCCCAGGTGCTAGCATCTTCCAGGGTTTGGATGTGGAAGAGACATACCAAAATCTGGACATGTTTTTGCAAAAG GACCCACAGCCATCACTAAATGACAATCTTCCCTCACCACTGTCCAGTACCGACAGTAACTTTGAACTCACCAATCTGCAGAGTAGTTTTTCACTTCAAAATAGCTGCAGTCAAGACAGTTTCATTGAAAGGCCTCTTTCAGTCAAGAGACCTGCAGAGAGCCCAAGTGAAGATGAATTTTATGGCTTAAAGTCTGCAAGGTTAAGCTCTTCACCTCCCAGCTACACAGAAGTTCGTAGAAAGAACAATATTGCTTCTAAGAATTGTaggaaaacaagaaaagaaaaacaaaaagaaatggaaGGAAGAGTAAATGaactagaaaaagaaaaagaagaactTACAGTTAAAGTTCAGATTCTCGAGGAACTTATCAATGATCATAAGCGCCAGTTATTCGCCATTTTGAATCAAAGGCGATAA
- the LOC129965572 gene encoding uncharacterized protein LOC129965572 isoform X2 — MNVKADMDVENNQKTTNEQPVQNSEEHNDKLQKTFSQINEESCDQYINDNFQLDEILSEFLSTLMARNYKSALHYCKLNNYGSDECDESESSATKSESLSEYFSSTSVGTENLSSSSFTSEEDDESVN, encoded by the exons ATGAATGTGAAAGCGGACATGGATGTTGAAAATAATCA gaAAACAACTAATGAACAACCTGTACAGAATTCTGAGGAACATAATGATAAACTTCAGAAAACTTT TTCACAGATAAATGAAGAATCGTGTGATCAATATATAAATGACAACTTTCAGTTGGATGAAATATTGTCTGAA tttcTGTCTACTCTGATGGCTCGAAACTATAAAAGTGCCTTGCATTATTGCAAATTGA ATAACTACGGATCAGATGAATGTGATGAAAGTGAAAGTAGTGCAACAAAATCAGAGTCCTTGTCTGAATACTTTTCAAGTACATCAGTTGGTACAGAAAACCTGTCTTCGAGTTCTTTTACAAG TGAGGAAGACGATGAATCTGTTAATTGA
- the LOC129965572 gene encoding glutamate-rich protein 2-like isoform X1 has product MNVKADMDVENNQKTTNEQPVQNSEEHNDKLQKTFSQINEESCDQYINDNFQLDEILSEFLSTLMARNYKSALHYCKLILLYEPNNEIVQDFYPLIEEKMHLDNYGSDECDESESSATKSESLSEYFSSTSVGTENLSSSSFTSEEDDESVN; this is encoded by the exons ATGAATGTGAAAGCGGACATGGATGTTGAAAATAATCA gaAAACAACTAATGAACAACCTGTACAGAATTCTGAGGAACATAATGATAAACTTCAGAAAACTTT TTCACAGATAAATGAAGAATCGTGTGATCAATATATAAATGACAACTTTCAGTTGGATGAAATATTGTCTGAA tttcTGTCTACTCTGATGGCTCGAAACTATAAAAGTGCCTTGCATTATTGCAAATTGA tTTTGCTGTATGAGCCAAATAATGAAATTGTACAAGATTTCTATCCTTTGAttgaagaaaaaatgcatttgg ATAACTACGGATCAGATGAATGTGATGAAAGTGAAAGTAGTGCAACAAAATCAGAGTCCTTGTCTGAATACTTTTCAAGTACATCAGTTGGTACAGAAAACCTGTCTTCGAGTTCTTTTACAAG TGAGGAAGACGATGAATCTGTTAATTGA
- the LOC129965573 gene encoding myosin-2 essential light chain-like — MGMAGFSDDQLTDFQDAFSLFDSRGDGKISISQLGDVLRALGQNPTEAEVKKCCHQLKPDERIGFEVFLPILQTISKNRSTDTAEDFIEGLRHFDKDGNGFISSAELRHLLTTLGEKLTDDEVEQLLAGQEDSQGNVNYEDFVRMVMSG; from the exons ATGGGGATG gCCGGATTCAGTGATGATCAGCTGACag ATTTCCAAGATGCCTTTTCCTTGTTTGATAGTCGAGGCGATGGGAAAATAAGTATTTCACAGTTGGGTGATGTGTTACGTGCTCTTGGTCAAAACCCAACTGAAGCAGAAGTGAAGAAATGTTGTCATCAATTGAAACCTG ATGAAAGGATTGGCTTTGAAGTGTTTTTACCCATTTTGCAAACTATCAGTAAAAATCGCAGTACTGACACAGCTGAAGACTTTATTGAAGGACTTCGACACTTTGATAAAGATGGAAATGGTTTTATCAGTTCTGCTGAACTTCGTCATCTTCTTACTACTTTGG gggagAAACTCACTGATGATGAAGTTGAACAGTTGTTAGCTGGGCAAGAGGATTCACAAGGAAATGTGAATTATGAAG ATTTTGTTCGAATGGTCATGAGTGGTTGA